One genomic window of Salmo salar chromosome ssa12, Ssal_v3.1, whole genome shotgun sequence includes the following:
- the LOC106564950 gene encoding CDGSH iron-sulfur domain-containing protein 3, mitochondrial, with amino-acid sequence MNTIISDRVRKLVSATLIQPWTWPIITAPKVQLSSLSSEPVIASKKPFKVELVGGKRHSWCTCGHSKKQPFCDGTHKTKAQGLMPLRFIPEKDSKAWLCGCKYTANPPYCDGTHKQEFIQSALLPENTDS; translated from the exons ATGAACACGATCATATCAGACAGAGTGCGCAAATTAGTTTCTGCAACCTTGATACAACCTTGGACATGGCCGATTATTACCGCCCCAAAG GTCCAGCTCTCCAGTCTATCCAGTGAGCCTGTCATCGCTTCCAAAAAGCCTTTCAAGGTGGAGCTTGTAGGGGGAAAGCGTCACTCATGGTGCACTTGTGGACACAGCAAGAAGCAG CCTTTCTGTGATGGAACCCACAAGACTAAAGCCCAGGGCCTGATGCCTCTGCGCTTCATTCCTGAGAAGGACTCCAAAGCTTGGCTGTGTGGCTGCAAGTACACCGCTAACCCACCATACTGCGACGGCACTCACAAGCAGGAATTCATCCAGTCTGCCCTGCTCCCAGAGAACACAGACTCCTGA